The Paenibacillus macerans genome includes a window with the following:
- a CDS encoding TetR/AcrR family transcriptional regulator has translation MDGSKKASKRNAILQAAAKVARESGVEHLTLDAVAQEAGVSKGGLLYHFPNKEELISGMVKQFSDDFVGSVRTRADKDPSEKGKWIRAYMETTHDSIKHENGMSIALSTALFTNPHLLREMQAEYRELQKSIENDGLDPVVSTLFRLAADGLWFAEMFGFAPPDQALKEKVLRYIANRIEEEK, from the coding sequence ATGGACGGCTCAAAAAAAGCTTCCAAACGGAACGCGATATTACAGGCTGCCGCAAAAGTGGCTAGAGAAAGCGGCGTTGAGCATCTAACCCTGGATGCCGTCGCCCAAGAAGCTGGAGTCAGCAAAGGCGGCCTGCTTTATCATTTCCCGAACAAGGAGGAATTGATCTCGGGCATGGTCAAGCAATTTTCCGATGACTTCGTCGGCAGCGTCAGGACCCGGGCGGACAAGGACCCGAGTGAAAAAGGGAAGTGGATCAGAGCCTATATGGAGACAACCCATGATTCGATAAAACACGAAAACGGCATGTCGATCGCGCTCTCCACCGCGCTTTTCACCAATCCGCATCTTTTGCGGGAAATGCAGGCCGAATACCGGGAGCTCCAAAAAAGCATCGAAAATGACGGATTGGATCCCGTGGTTTCGACACTCTTCAGACTTGCCGCCGACGGTCTGTGGTTTGCCGAAATGTTTGGATTTGCCCCGCCGGATCAAGCATTAAAAGAAAAGGTGCTCCGCTATATCGCAAACAGGATCGAGGAGGAAAAATAG
- a CDS encoding DMT family transporter: MVAYLFLMISIASELIGTSMLKASQGFTKLAPSIITVAAFVCAFYFLSLSLKTIPLNAAYAIWSGLGSVLTVIISVLIWKEKINAGSIVGIALIIAGVVILQMLGPGHGSSNDEAKQEAAIVQKE, from the coding sequence ATAGTGGCTTATTTATTTCTGATGATATCTATCGCCAGCGAACTGATCGGAACTTCAATGCTTAAAGCTTCCCAAGGATTTACCAAATTAGCGCCTTCGATCATCACGGTCGCGGCCTTCGTTTGCGCCTTTTATTTTTTGTCGCTGTCGCTCAAAACGATTCCGCTTAATGCCGCTTACGCCATTTGGTCCGGGCTCGGTTCCGTATTGACGGTCATCATCTCCGTACTCATTTGGAAGGAGAAGATCAATGCCGGCAGTATTGTCGGTATCGCTTTGATTATTGCCGGGGTGGTGATCCTCCAGATGCTTGGTCCCGGACACGGTTCGTCAAATGACGAAGCGAAACAGGAAGCAGCTATAGTTCAAAAAGAATAA
- a CDS encoding carbohydrate ABC transporter permease: MKSSPAVAATDAPKPIAKKRRAKPKKWNAPVAGYLFISPWLLGFIGLTAYPLFLSLYYSFTDYTLMEPINWVGTRNYELIFTADSKFVNSVKVTFLYVLASVPLKLIAALLVAMILNKAVRGIGLYRTAIYFPSLIGGSIAVSLLWRNIFGVDGIFNKIIAVFGIEGKGWITSPDTALSTLVLLTVWQFGSSMVIFLAGLKQIPNDLYEASAVDGAGRFRQFFNITLPMLSPVLYFNLIMGVINAFQMFTSAFVITNGGPMNSTYVYALYLYERAFSRYQLGYSSALAWIMLAMIVVATLIIAGSSKYWVFYETETEGRKGR; the protein is encoded by the coding sequence ATGAAAAGTTCCCCAGCCGTTGCCGCAACCGACGCGCCCAAGCCCATCGCCAAAAAGCGCCGGGCCAAGCCGAAGAAATGGAATGCCCCGGTCGCCGGCTATTTGTTTATTTCGCCATGGCTGCTCGGTTTTATCGGCCTGACGGCGTATCCGCTTTTTTTGTCGCTATACTATTCATTTACCGACTATACCTTGATGGAGCCAATCAATTGGGTCGGCACCCGCAACTATGAACTGATCTTCACCGCGGACTCCAAATTCGTCAACTCCGTAAAGGTGACATTCCTGTACGTCCTGGCGTCGGTTCCCTTAAAGCTGATCGCCGCGCTGCTCGTGGCGATGATCTTGAACAAGGCGGTCCGGGGCATCGGCCTCTACCGGACGGCGATTTATTTCCCTTCGCTGATCGGCGGGAGCATCGCGGTGTCGCTTTTGTGGCGCAACATTTTCGGCGTGGACGGCATCTTCAACAAAATCATCGCCGTGTTCGGGATCGAGGGCAAAGGGTGGATCACCAGTCCCGACACCGCGCTCAGCACGCTGGTGCTGCTGACCGTATGGCAGTTCGGCTCCTCGATGGTCATTTTCCTGGCCGGTTTGAAGCAGATTCCAAACGACTTGTACGAGGCTTCGGCGGTGGACGGCGCCGGCCGGTTCCGCCAGTTCTTCAACATCACGCTGCCGATGCTGTCGCCGGTTCTCTATTTCAACCTGATCATGGGCGTGATCAACGCCTTCCAAATGTTTACATCGGCGTTTGTCATCACGAACGGCGGGCCGATGAACTCGACTTACGTGTATGCCCTATACCTTTACGAACGGGCGTTTAGCCGCTATCAGCTCGGTTATTCCTCGGCGCTCGCCTGGATCATGCTGGCTATGATCGTGGTCGCCACGCTGATCATCGCCGGCAGCTCGAAATATTGGGTGTTCTACGAAACGGAGACGGAAGGGAGAAAAGGCAGATGA
- a CDS encoding carbohydrate ABC transporter permease has protein sequence MTFKWKPLIRHAFMIMFSLVMIYPVLWWIGASLKTNSELASPNIFPSAPQWSNFVKGWNSVPGHSFSDFYLNTFGLELAVMAATLVSSTLVAFGFGRLNFPLKNLWFSLFMLTLMMPGQVLIIPQYALFHQLGWVNTYWPFIVPHMLAGGAGGTFFVFLLIQFVRGIPKELDESAKIDGCSWFGIYLRVVMPLMKPAIVTVMIFCFLWNWDDFLGHLLYLNSVDKYTVSLALRMINDSQSAQEWGQLLAMSLVSIVPATVIFMFLQKYFVEGIATTGIKG, from the coding sequence ATGACGTTCAAATGGAAGCCGCTGATCCGGCACGCGTTTATGATTATGTTCAGCCTCGTTATGATTTATCCGGTGCTTTGGTGGATCGGCGCCTCGCTCAAAACGAACAGCGAGCTGGCTTCGCCGAATATTTTCCCGTCGGCGCCGCAGTGGAGCAATTTCGTCAAGGGGTGGAACTCGGTTCCGGGCCATTCCTTTAGCGACTTTTATCTCAATACCTTTGGCCTTGAGCTGGCTGTGATGGCCGCCACGCTCGTGTCCAGCACGCTGGTGGCGTTTGGCTTCGGGAGGCTGAATTTTCCGCTGAAAAACCTCTGGTTCTCCCTGTTCATGCTGACGCTGATGATGCCCGGACAAGTGCTGATCATCCCGCAGTACGCCTTGTTTCATCAGCTCGGTTGGGTCAATACGTATTGGCCGTTTATCGTGCCCCATATGCTGGCGGGCGGCGCGGGCGGAACGTTTTTCGTATTCCTGCTGATCCAGTTCGTGCGCGGCATTCCCAAGGAGCTCGACGAATCGGCCAAGATCGACGGCTGCTCCTGGTTCGGAATCTACCTGCGCGTGGTGATGCCGCTGATGAAACCGGCGATCGTCACGGTGATGATTTTCTGCTTCCTGTGGAATTGGGACGATTTCCTCGGCCATCTGCTGTACTTGAACTCGGTCGACAAATATACGGTCAGCCTGGCGCTGCGAATGATCAACGATTCCCAGTCGGCGCAGGAGTGGGGGCAGCTATTGGCGATGTCGCTCGTTTCCATCGTTCCGGCCACCGTCATCTTTATGTTTCTGCAAAAATATTTCGTCGAGGGGATTGCCACGACCGGAATAAAGGGATAA